A window of Procambarus clarkii isolate CNS0578487 chromosome 69, FALCON_Pclarkii_2.0, whole genome shotgun sequence contains these coding sequences:
- the LOC138355897 gene encoding uncharacterized protein: MGELVGKVVVLPSLHTCRPSTPAVPPHLPSLHTCPQPVWQHHLLPSLARLLNSFILTSLPPTPPRLPSTSTTAPHDYHLPLPPPPRLPSTSTTDATTTTIYLYHRPHDYHLPLPPPPRLPSTSTTAPHNSHLPLPPPTRLLSTSTTAHTTTIYLYHRPHDYHLPLPPPTRLPSTSTTAHTTTIYLYHRPHDYHLPLPPPTRLPSTSTTAKLHTTAEALTQAIKGAPPLPIPLTGAEGPGVNTTKL, translated from the exons ATGGGTGAACTAGTGGGTAAGGTTGTGGTGCTGCCGTCCCTCCACACCTGCCGTCCCTCCACACCTGCCGTCCCTCCACACCTGCcgtccctccacacctgccctcaACCCGTCTGGCAACACCACTTGCTGCCCTCCCTCGCCCGCTT ACTTAACTCATTTATACTAACATCACTACCGCCGACGCCACCACGACTACCATCTACCTCTACCACCGCCCCCCACGACTACCATCTACCTCTACCACCGCCCCCACGACTACCATCTACCTCTACCACCGACGCCACCACGACTACCATCTACCTCTACCACCGCCCCCACGACTACCATCTACCTCTACCACCGCCACCACGACTACCATCTACCTCTACCACCGCCCCCCACAACAGCCATCTACCTCTACCACCGCCCACACGACTACTATCTACCTCTACCACCGCCCACACGACTACTATCTACCTCTACCACCGCCCACACGACTACCATCTACCTCTACCACCGCCCACACGACTACCATCTACCTCTACCACCGCCCACACGACTACCATCTACCTCTACCACCGCCCACACGACTACCATCTACCTCTACCACCGCCCACACGACTACCATCTACCTCTACCACGGCCAAGCTACACACCACCGCTGAAGCACTCACCCAAGCCATAAAGGGTGCTCCTCCTCTGCCCATCCCTCTCACTGGGGCTGAGGGCCCAGGAGTGAATACCACCAAATTGTGA
- the LOC138355894 gene encoding protein piccolo-like has translation MDSKIHLGTVRENTKLPGTVRENTELPGTVRENTELPGTVRENTELPGTVRENTELPGTVRENTKLPGTVRENTELPGTVRENTELPGTVRENTELPGTVRENTKLPGTVREITELPGTVRENTKLPGTVRENTELPGTVRENTELPGTMREITELPGTVREITELPGTVRENTKVPGTVRENTELPGTVREITELPDTVREITELPGTVRQNTKVPVFKIAGRHVVADVLVRSVLSEWAKSGREGQRKWESQLSRSSFT, from the exons GTACTGTGAGGGAGAACACCAAGCTGCCAGGTACTGTGAGGGAGAACACCGAGCTGCCAGGTACTGTGAGGGAGAACACCGAGCTGCCAGGTACTGTGAGGGAGAACACCGAGCTGCCAGGTACTGTGAGGGAGAACACCGAGCTGCCAGGTACTGTGAGGGAGAACACCAAGCTGCCAGGTACTGTGAGGGAGAACACCGAGCTGCCAGGTACTGTGAGGGAGAACACCGAGCTGCCAGGTACTGTGAGGGAGAACACCGAGCTGCCAGGTACTGTGAGGGAGAACACCAAGCTGCCAGGTACTGTGAGGGAGATCACCGAGCTGCCAGGTACTGTGAGGGAGAACACCAAGCTGCCAGGTACTGTGAGGGAGAACACCGAGCTGCCAGGTACTGTGAGGGAGAACACCGAGCTGCCAGGTACTATGAGGGAGATCACCGAGCTGCCAGGTACTGTGAGGGAGATCACCGAGCTGCCAGGTACTGTGAGGGAGAACACCAAGGTGCCAGGTACTGTGAGGGAGAACACCGAGCTGCCAGGTACTGTGAGGGAGATCACCGAGCTGCCAGATACTGTGAGGGAGATCACCGAGCTGCCAGGTACTGTGAGGCAGAACACCAAGGTGCCAG TTTTCAAGATAGCTGGGCGCCATGTTGTTGCTGATGTGTTGGTTAGATCAGTGTTGTCAGAGTGGGCTAAAAGTGGCCGTGAAGGTCAGAGAAAGTGGGAAAGTCAACTCTCCCGAAGTTCATTTACTTAG
- the LOC138355895 gene encoding salivary glue protein Sgs-3-like, whose protein sequence is MRCTRDALTSDALTRDALTRDALTRDALTRDALTSDALTSDALTRDALTRDALTSDALTSDALTSDALTRDALTRDALTRDALTRDALTSDALTRDALTRDALTSDALTSDALTSDALTRDALTRDALTRDALTRDALTRDALTSDALTRDALTRDALTRDALTRDALTRDALTRDALTRDALTRDALTRDALTRDALTSDALTRDALTRDALTRDALTSDALTRDALTRDALTRDALTRDALTRDALTSDALTRDALTRDGLARDALTSDALTRDALTRDALTSDALTRDALTSDALTRDALARDALTRNTGPAALDTSRGRPCHHPECG, encoded by the coding sequence ATGCGATGTACCAGAGACGCCCTCACCAGTGACGCCCTCACCAGAGACGCCCTCACCAGAGACGCCCTCACCAGAGACGCCCTCACCAGAGACGCCCTCACCAGTGACGCCCTCACCAGTGACGCCCTCACCAGAGACGCCCTCACCAGAGACGCCCTCACCAGTGACGCCCTCACCAGTGACGCCCTCACCAGTGACGCCCTCACCAGAGACGCCCTCACCAGAGACGCCCTCACCAGAGACGCCCTCACCAGAGACGCCCTCACCAGTGACGCCCTCACCAGAGACGCCCTCACCAGAGACGCCCTCACCAGTGACGCCCTCACCAGTGACGCCCTCACCAGTGACGCCCTCACCAGAGACGCCCTCACCAGAGACGCCCTCACCAGAGACGCCCTCACCAGAGACGCCCTCACCAGAGACGCCCTCACCAGTGACGCCCTCACCAGAGACGCCCTCACCAGAGACGCCCTCACCAGAGACGCCCTCACCAGAGACGCCCTCACCAGAGACGCCCTCACCAGAGACGCCCTCACCAGAGACGCCCTCACCAGAGACGCCCTCACCAGAGACGCCCTCACCAGAGACGCCCTCACCAGTGACGCCCTCACCAGAGACGCCCTCACCAGAGACGCCCTCACCAGAGACGCCCTCACCAGTGACGCCCTCACCAGAGACGCCCTCACCAGAGACGCCCTCACCAGAGACGCCCTCACCAGAGACGCCCTCACCAGAGACGCCCTCACCAGTGACGCCCTCACCAGAGACGCCCTCACCAGAGACGGCCTCGCCAGAGACGCCCTCACCAGTGACGCCCTCACCAGAGACGCCCTCACCAGAGACGCCCTCACCAGTGACGCCCTCACCAGAGACGCCCTCACCAGTGACGCCCTCACCAGAGACGCCCTCGCCAGAGACGCCCTCACCAGGAACACGGGCCCCGCCGCCCTCGACACATCACGGGGGCGGCCCTGTCATCACCCGGAATGTGGGTAA
- the LOC138355896 gene encoding myb-like protein Q — MTQSHMTQSHMTQSHMTQSHMPQSHMPQSHMTQSHMTQSHMPQSHMPQSHMPQSHMPQSHMPQSHMTQSHMPQSHMPQSHMPQSHMPQSHMPQSHMTQSHMTQSHMPQSHMPQSHMPQSHMTQSHMTQSHMPQSHMTQSHMTQSHMPQSHMTQSHMTQSHMTQSHMTQSHMTQSHMPQSHMTQSHMTQSHMTQSHMTQSHMTQSHMTQSHMTVTHDTVTHDSHT; from the coding sequence ATGACACAGTCACACATGACACAGTCACACATGACACAGTCACACATGACACAGTCACACATGCCACAGTCACACATGCCACAGTCACACATGACACAGTCACACATGACACAGTCACACATGCCACAGTCACACATGCCACAGTCACACATGCCACAGTCACACATGCCACAGTCACACATGCCACAGTCACACATGACACAGTCACACATGCCACAGTCACACATGCCACAGTCACACATGCCACAGTCACACATGCCACAGTCACACATGCCACAGTCACACATGACACAGTCACACATGACACAGTCACACATGCCACAGTCACACATGCCACAGTCACACATGCCACAGTCACACATGACACAGTCACACATGACACAGTCACACATGCCACAGTCACACATGACACAGTCACACATGACACAATCACACATGCCACAGTCACACATGACACAGTCACACATGACACAGTCACACATGACACAGTCACACATGACACAGTCACACATGACACAGTCACACATGCCACAGTCACACATGACACAGTCACACATGACACAGTCACACATGACACAGTCACACATGACACAGTCACACATGACACAGTCACACATGACACAGTCACACATGACAGTCACACATGACACAGTCACACATGACAGTCACACATGA